One Bradyrhizobium manausense DNA segment encodes these proteins:
- a CDS encoding transglutaminase-like cysteine peptidase translates to METATHRRALCAIIALCGLILLGSVADLRAGTLLSPGPGVLVRKSAEPFGVFAFAMSTGGLRQKWFALKDQLDDDMVQLALCDGDRDHCASPAALKLLAIVDQARTRDGRARLGETNRAVNLAIRAADDGADDVWSSPLATFARGAGDCEDYAIAKLAALRLAGVPAEDLRIVVVRDVRVGEDHAVVAARLDGHWLMLDNRRMAMVEDDNARTYQPLFVLYQAAVLKYVAEPVQFSMAIPEAH, encoded by the coding sequence ATGGAGACCGCCACTCACCGGCGTGCCTTGTGCGCCATCATTGCTCTATGCGGATTGATCCTGCTCGGATCTGTCGCCGATCTTCGCGCCGGCACATTGCTGTCGCCGGGCCCAGGCGTGCTCGTGCGCAAATCCGCCGAGCCGTTCGGCGTGTTCGCCTTCGCCATGTCCACCGGTGGCCTGCGACAGAAATGGTTCGCGCTGAAGGATCAGCTCGACGACGACATGGTGCAGCTCGCGCTGTGCGACGGCGATCGCGACCATTGCGCCTCGCCCGCGGCACTGAAGCTGCTCGCCATCGTCGACCAGGCCCGCACCCGAGACGGTCGCGCGCGGCTCGGCGAGACCAACCGTGCCGTCAACCTCGCCATCCGAGCCGCCGATGACGGCGCCGACGACGTCTGGAGCTCGCCGCTCGCGACTTTCGCGCGCGGCGCCGGCGACTGTGAAGACTATGCCATCGCCAAGCTCGCCGCGCTGCGGCTTGCCGGTGTCCCCGCGGAAGACCTCCGCATCGTCGTGGTGCGCGATGTCAGGGTCGGCGAAGATCATGCGGTCGTCGCGGCCAGGCTCGACGGCCACTGGCTGATGCTGGACAACCGCCGCATGGCGATGGTCGAGGACGACAACGCCCGCACCTACCAGCCGCTGTTCGTGCTCTACCAGGCGGCCGTGCTGAAATATGTCGCCGAGCCCGTGCAATTCTCGATGGCCATCCCCGAGGCGCATTGA
- a CDS encoding ABC transporter substrate-binding protein: protein MSRSLKAFGLAVGAMALTCQPSLAQTKVTNEGISANEIVIGTHQDLSGPIKVWGVPVSNGMKMAVEEINAAGGIQGRKIKMVLEDNGYDPKKAVLASQKMVERDKIFAMIGPMGSPTVLAAQDILFDAGVLQLFPLTAAEFTFKFDPAKPQERLKFNNLLPYVESTRAALKYMMEWKNFKKPCIMHQDDEYGKNVLDGFNQQLTAMKLQPASITSYKRGASDFSAQVAKMKSDGCDLVVLGTVIRETIGAMSEAKKLGWDVTFLGATPTNVLEVPTLGKDAVEGLYAASGFEIPYEDTAKGKVHDWLINYKKMFNTDANTQAIIGYNAVMTFAFYANKAGKDLTGQKMMDSLESGDKFLDIFNSPPTKFSKTDHLANTITQVQQVKGGRWVLVKDNLMF from the coding sequence ATGTCGAGATCGTTGAAAGCGTTCGGCCTTGCTGTGGGTGCGATGGCGCTCACCTGTCAGCCGTCCCTAGCGCAAACCAAGGTCACCAATGAAGGCATCTCGGCCAACGAGATCGTCATCGGCACCCATCAGGATCTGTCCGGCCCGATCAAGGTCTGGGGCGTGCCGGTCTCCAACGGCATGAAGATGGCGGTCGAGGAGATCAACGCGGCGGGTGGCATCCAGGGCCGCAAGATCAAGATGGTCCTTGAGGACAACGGCTACGATCCGAAGAAGGCCGTGCTGGCCTCGCAGAAAATGGTCGAGCGCGACAAGATTTTCGCGATGATCGGCCCGATGGGCTCGCCGACCGTGCTGGCCGCACAGGATATCCTGTTCGATGCCGGCGTGCTCCAGCTGTTTCCGCTGACGGCAGCGGAGTTCACCTTCAAGTTCGATCCGGCCAAGCCGCAGGAGCGGCTGAAGTTCAACAATCTGCTGCCCTACGTCGAGAGCACGCGGGCCGCGCTGAAATACATGATGGAGTGGAAGAATTTCAAGAAGCCCTGCATCATGCATCAGGATGACGAGTACGGAAAGAACGTGCTCGACGGCTTCAATCAGCAATTGACGGCGATGAAGCTGCAGCCGGCCTCGATCACCAGCTACAAGCGCGGCGCTTCCGATTTCAGCGCGCAGGTCGCCAAGATGAAGTCCGATGGCTGCGACCTCGTCGTGCTCGGCACCGTGATCCGCGAGACCATCGGCGCGATGAGCGAGGCGAAGAAGCTCGGCTGGGACGTCACCTTCCTCGGCGCGACGCCCACCAACGTGCTGGAGGTGCCGACGCTCGGCAAGGACGCGGTCGAGGGCCTGTACGCGGCGTCGGGCTTCGAGATTCCCTATGAGGACACCGCCAAGGGCAAGGTCCACGACTGGCTGATCAACTACAAGAAGATGTTCAACACCGACGCCAACACGCAGGCCATCATCGGCTACAACGCGGTGATGACGTTTGCGTTCTACGCCAACAAGGCCGGCAAGGATCTGACCGGGCAGAAGATGATGGATTCCCTCGAATCGGGTGACAAGTTCCTCGACATCTTCAACTCGCCGCCGACCAAATTCTCCAAGACCGACCACCTCGCCAACACCATCACCCAGGTGCAGCAGGTGAAAGGCGGCCGCTGGGTCCTGGTGAAGGACAATCTGATGTTCTGA
- a CDS encoding AMP-dependent synthetase/ligase yields the protein MARPAVLTVADTIAKSFLRAAEVRGERPAIREKKFGIWQPTSWREWLQTSREIAYGLRAVGFRPGDVASIIANAVPEWIYADMGILCAGGVSSGIYPTDASTQVEYLINDSTTRVIFAEDEEQLDKILACRARCPSLQRIVVFDMEGLSGFSDDMVMSLDEFRALGRNHMVGREALWQEMIDSRNADDLAVLVYTSGTTGPPKGAMHANRSVTHQMRHANDFIPAREDEDRLIFLPLCHVAERVGGYYISVALGSVMNFAESPETVPDNLREVQPTVFLAVPRIWEKFYSAITIALKDATPLQQWVYRRAIAIGYRMVDCRIEGNVPPLGLRIANRVAHQFAFRNIRRMIGLDRCRIAFTGAAPIAPDLIRWYLALGIDIHEVYGQTENCGVATMMPGARIKLGSVGTAVPWGEVALSPDGEILIKGDFLFMGYLNQPEKTAETIDHRGWLRTGDVGTIDNEGFVRITDRMKDIIITSGGKNITPSEIENQLKFSPYISDAVVIGDKRPYLTCLVMIDQENVEKFAQDNDIPFTNYASLCRAGEIQQLIWREIEGVNANFARVETIKKFYLIERQLTPEDEELTPTMKLKRNFVNKRYAAEIDAMYRERAVA from the coding sequence ATGGCCCGACCGGCGGTGCTGACGGTCGCTGATACGATCGCAAAGAGCTTTTTGCGCGCGGCAGAGGTGCGCGGCGAAAGGCCTGCAATCCGCGAGAAGAAGTTCGGCATCTGGCAGCCGACGAGTTGGCGGGAATGGCTGCAGACCTCCAGGGAAATCGCCTACGGCCTTCGCGCCGTTGGCTTCAGGCCCGGTGACGTCGCCTCCATCATCGCCAACGCCGTGCCCGAGTGGATCTATGCCGACATGGGTATCCTGTGCGCCGGAGGCGTCTCTTCGGGCATCTATCCGACCGACGCATCGACCCAGGTCGAATATCTCATCAACGATTCCACGACGCGGGTGATCTTCGCGGAGGACGAGGAGCAACTCGACAAGATCCTGGCCTGCCGCGCCCGCTGCCCCAGCCTGCAACGGATCGTCGTGTTCGACATGGAAGGGCTCAGCGGCTTCTCCGACGACATGGTGATGTCGCTTGACGAGTTTCGCGCGCTCGGCCGCAATCACATGGTCGGCCGTGAGGCGCTTTGGCAAGAGATGATCGACAGCCGCAATGCCGACGATCTCGCTGTGCTGGTCTACACGTCAGGCACGACGGGCCCGCCGAAGGGCGCAATGCACGCCAACCGCAGCGTCACGCATCAAATGCGACACGCCAACGACTTCATCCCGGCGCGCGAGGATGAGGACCGGCTGATCTTCCTGCCGCTTTGCCACGTCGCCGAGCGCGTCGGCGGCTATTACATCTCGGTCGCGCTCGGCTCGGTGATGAACTTTGCCGAAAGCCCGGAGACCGTGCCGGACAATCTGCGCGAGGTGCAGCCGACCGTTTTCCTCGCGGTGCCGCGGATCTGGGAAAAGTTCTATTCCGCCATTACCATCGCGCTGAAGGACGCGACGCCGCTCCAGCAATGGGTCTATCGCCGCGCCATCGCGATCGGCTATCGGATGGTCGATTGCCGGATCGAAGGCAACGTGCCGCCGCTCGGTTTGCGCATTGCCAATCGCGTCGCTCATCAATTCGCCTTCCGCAATATCCGCCGCATGATCGGGCTCGACCGTTGCCGCATCGCCTTCACCGGCGCGGCACCGATCGCCCCTGATCTGATCCGGTGGTATCTCGCGCTCGGCATCGACATCCACGAGGTCTACGGCCAGACCGAGAATTGCGGCGTTGCGACCATGATGCCGGGCGCGCGCATCAAGCTCGGTTCGGTCGGCACGGCCGTGCCGTGGGGCGAGGTCGCGCTGTCGCCCGACGGCGAGATCCTGATCAAGGGCGACTTCCTGTTCATGGGCTATCTGAACCAGCCGGAGAAGACGGCGGAGACCATCGACCATCGCGGCTGGTTGCGCACGGGCGACGTCGGCACCATCGACAACGAGGGGTTCGTCCGTATCACCGACCGGATGAAGGACATCATCATCACATCAGGCGGCAAGAACATCACGCCGTCGGAGATCGAGAACCAGCTCAAATTCTCGCCCTATATCTCGGACGCCGTCGTGATCGGCGACAAGCGGCCGTACCTGACCTGCCTCGTGATGATCGACCAGGAGAACGTCGAGAAATTCGCCCAGGACAACGATATCCCCTTCACCAACTACGCCAGCCTGTGCCGGGCCGGCGAAATCCAGCAACTGATCTGGCGCGAGATCGAAGGCGTCAACGCCAACTTCGCCCGCGTCGAGACCATCAAGAAATTCTACCTGATCGAACGTCAGCTCACCCCGGAGGACGAGGAACTGACGCCGACGATGAAGCTGAAGCGCAATTTCGTGAACAAGCGCTATGCCGCCGAGATCGACGCGATGTATCGCGAGCGCGCGGTGGCGTAG
- a CDS encoding ABC transporter ATP-binding protein — protein MDATVAPDIILKLSNIESYYGPIMAIRGISLEVPRGRIVTLLGANGAGKTTVLKTISGILDPQKGSIEFMGKPIQRMEADRIVRLGLSHVPEGREVFPFLSVRENLMMGAFPRSDRDGVAEDMERVYGYFPRLKERINQPAGQLSGGEQQMLAIGRALMNRPTLLLLDEPSLGLSPILVKEIFTIIRRVNEEQGMSILLVEQNARVALETAHYGYVLEIGRVVMNDSCDRLMHSQDIQEFYLGAKEAGARGERRWKKKKTWR, from the coding sequence ATGGATGCGACCGTGGCGCCCGATATCATCCTGAAACTCTCCAACATCGAGAGCTATTACGGGCCGATCATGGCGATCCGCGGCATTTCGCTGGAGGTGCCCCGCGGCCGCATCGTCACGCTGCTGGGGGCCAATGGCGCCGGCAAGACCACAGTGCTCAAGACCATCTCGGGCATTCTCGATCCGCAAAAAGGCTCGATCGAGTTCATGGGCAAGCCGATCCAGCGCATGGAGGCCGATCGCATCGTGCGCCTTGGCCTCAGCCATGTGCCCGAGGGGCGCGAGGTGTTCCCGTTCCTCTCGGTGCGCGAGAACCTGATGATGGGGGCCTTTCCGCGCAGCGATCGTGATGGCGTGGCGGAAGATATGGAGCGGGTCTATGGCTACTTCCCGCGACTGAAGGAGCGCATCAACCAGCCGGCCGGCCAGCTCTCCGGCGGCGAGCAGCAGATGCTCGCGATCGGGCGCGCGCTGATGAACAGGCCGACGCTGTTGCTGCTCGACGAGCCGTCGCTCGGCCTGTCGCCGATCCTGGTGAAGGAGATTTTTACGATCATCCGCCGCGTCAACGAGGAGCAGGGGATGTCGATCCTGCTGGTCGAGCAGAATGCGCGGGTGGCGCTGGAGACCGCGCATTATGGGTATGTGCTGGAGATCGGCCGCGTCGTGATGAACGACAGCTGCGACCGCTTGATGCATTCCCAGGATATCCAGGAATTCTACCTTGGCGCCAAGGAAGCCGGCGCGCGAGGCGAGCGGCGTTGGAAAAAGAAGAAGACGTGGCGGTGA
- a CDS encoding ABC transporter ATP-binding protein, whose translation MSYFRAENLSLHFGGLKAVDAVSFAVEKGEILSIIGPNGAGKSSIFNLISRIYRPTSGRIFFEDQDITEEPPYDIAKLGIARTFQNIELFENATVLSNLLVGRHRHSTTQLWQELLFLPSVRANEKVHRRRVEQVIEFLDLEAYRDKLISGLPYGVRKVIELARALCSEPKLILLDEPSSGLNVEETDDMSFWIRDMKSELGVTVLMVEHDMSLVNRVSDRVIALNYGRVLATGSPAEVQQHPDVVAAYLGA comes from the coding sequence ATGAGCTATTTTCGCGCCGAGAACCTTTCGCTGCATTTCGGGGGCCTGAAGGCCGTCGATGCGGTGTCGTTCGCGGTCGAGAAGGGCGAGATCCTCTCGATCATCGGTCCGAACGGCGCCGGCAAGAGCTCGATCTTCAATCTGATCTCGCGGATCTACCGGCCGACCTCGGGGCGCATCTTCTTCGAGGACCAGGACATCACGGAAGAGCCGCCTTACGATATCGCAAAGCTCGGCATCGCCCGCACCTTCCAGAACATCGAGCTGTTCGAGAATGCGACCGTGCTGTCAAACCTCCTGGTCGGCCGCCACCGGCATTCCACCACGCAGCTCTGGCAGGAATTGCTGTTCCTGCCGAGCGTGCGTGCCAATGAGAAGGTGCACCGCCGAAGGGTCGAGCAGGTGATCGAGTTCCTCGATCTCGAGGCTTACCGCGACAAGCTGATCTCGGGCCTGCCTTACGGCGTGCGCAAGGTGATCGAGCTCGCGCGTGCGCTGTGCTCGGAGCCGAAGCTGATCCTGCTCGACGAGCCGTCCTCGGGGCTGAACGTCGAGGAGACCGACGACATGTCGTTCTGGATCCGCGACATGAAGAGCGAGCTCGGCGTCACCGTGCTGATGGTCGAGCACGACATGTCGCTGGTCAACCGCGTTTCCGATCGCGTCATCGCGCTGAACTACGGCCGGGTGCTGGCGACGGGATCGCCTGCTGAAGTCCAGCAGCACCCCGACGTCGTCGCCGCGTATCTGGGAGCCTGA
- a CDS encoding branched-chain amino acid ABC transporter permease encodes MRFLFKTDYEDDIRLFPHSGYVVSYGLLLAVLLIAPYVLSSYLMSQLVFVCIYATVGVALLILTGFTGQASLGHAAFLAIGAYTAAYLQKYNVPFPVYFLTAGILTGCVGALVGFPALRLQGIYLVIATISFAFIVEEILARWESVTNGNEGMRVKALSLLGVTVSRDSPTFYFLCLAVLVLTIVGTLNLLRSPTGRAFVAIRDSETAARSMGVNVALYKVKSFAISAAITGFAGVLFAHKLSFISPEMFTLQLSIEFIIVILIGGTFSLHGAVLGAIFIVMIDPFLTYLKDDMPGIIAGIAATFGAGSATAGNIQSKVAAFASLNGLKGAIYGIIIMLFVLFEPLGIYGRWLKIKLFFQLFPLYKRSTFKRQKIYVKSERNR; translated from the coding sequence ATGCGCTTCCTGTTCAAGACCGACTATGAGGACGACATCAGGCTGTTCCCGCATTCGGGCTACGTCGTCTCCTACGGTCTTCTGCTCGCGGTGCTGCTGATCGCGCCTTACGTGCTCTCCAGCTATCTGATGAGCCAGCTGGTCTTCGTCTGCATCTATGCCACCGTCGGCGTGGCGCTGCTGATCTTGACGGGTTTTACCGGGCAGGCCTCGCTGGGACACGCCGCGTTCCTCGCGATCGGCGCCTATACGGCGGCGTACTTGCAGAAATACAACGTACCCTTTCCCGTCTATTTCCTCACCGCCGGCATCCTGACCGGCTGCGTCGGGGCGCTGGTCGGCTTTCCCGCGCTGCGCCTCCAGGGCATCTATCTCGTCATCGCCACGATCTCCTTCGCCTTCATCGTCGAGGAAATTCTGGCGCGCTGGGAAAGCGTCACCAACGGCAATGAAGGCATGCGGGTCAAGGCGCTGTCGCTGCTCGGCGTGACGGTCTCGCGCGACAGTCCGACCTTCTATTTCCTCTGCCTTGCGGTGCTGGTGCTGACCATCGTCGGCACGCTCAACCTGCTGCGTTCGCCGACGGGCCGCGCCTTCGTCGCGATCCGGGACAGCGAGACGGCGGCGCGCAGCATGGGCGTCAATGTCGCGCTCTACAAGGTGAAGTCGTTTGCGATCTCGGCAGCGATAACAGGCTTTGCCGGCGTCCTGTTCGCGCACAAGCTCTCCTTCATCTCGCCGGAGATGTTCACGCTCCAGCTCTCGATCGAGTTCATCATCGTGATCCTGATCGGCGGCACCTTCAGCCTGCATGGGGCGGTGCTGGGCGCGATCTTCATCGTGATGATCGATCCGTTCCTGACCTACCTCAAGGACGACATGCCCGGAATCATCGCCGGCATCGCCGCGACGTTCGGGGCGGGCTCGGCGACTGCGGGCAACATCCAGTCCAAGGTCGCGGCCTTTGCCTCGCTGAACGGGCTCAAGGGCGCGATCTACGGCATCATCATCATGCTGTTCGTGCTGTTCGAGCCGCTCGGCATCTACGGCCGCTGGCTGAAAATAAAGCTCTTCTTCCAGCTGTTCCCGCTCTACAAACGCTCGACCTTCAAGCGACAGAAGATCTACGTGAAGTCGGAGCGGAACCGATGA
- a CDS encoding branched-chain amino acid ABC transporter permease: MLDFVQQLVSGVALGCVYGLIALGFVLVYKATEVVNFAQGDLMMLGGFFAFTFIGMMGLNYWVGFAGAVAAMALFGMLAERIVVRPILGYPQFSIIMATIGLGYFLRSVAGMIWGTDDFKIETPFSQGVLRIGSLVLAHDKLSVIAATVILCTLLWLFFNKTTLGTAMRASSENMLAAYYMGIPVKRVVSIVWAISAAVATCAGVLLAPITFIHSNVGLVLGLKAFPAAVLGGFGSIPGAVVGGVLIGVIESMAGFYLPEGWKDVAPYIVLLAVLLLKPEGLFGLHARKKV; this comes from the coding sequence ATGCTGGATTTCGTTCAGCAGCTGGTCAGCGGTGTTGCGCTCGGCTGTGTCTACGGCCTGATCGCGCTCGGCTTCGTGCTCGTCTACAAGGCCACCGAGGTCGTCAACTTCGCCCAGGGCGATCTGATGATGCTGGGCGGCTTTTTCGCCTTCACCTTCATCGGCATGATGGGCCTGAACTACTGGGTCGGCTTTGCCGGTGCGGTGGCTGCGATGGCGCTGTTCGGCATGCTGGCGGAGCGGATCGTGGTTCGGCCGATCCTCGGCTATCCGCAATTCTCCATCATCATGGCCACCATCGGGCTCGGCTATTTCCTGCGCTCGGTCGCCGGCATGATCTGGGGCACCGACGATTTCAAGATCGAGACGCCGTTCAGCCAGGGCGTGCTGCGCATCGGCTCGCTGGTCCTCGCCCACGACAAGTTGTCGGTGATCGCGGCAACCGTCATCCTCTGCACATTGCTCTGGCTGTTCTTCAACAAGACCACGCTCGGAACCGCGATGCGCGCCAGCTCCGAGAACATGCTGGCGGCCTACTACATGGGCATCCCGGTCAAGCGCGTGGTGTCGATCGTCTGGGCGATCAGCGCGGCGGTCGCGACCTGCGCCGGCGTGCTGCTGGCGCCGATCACCTTCATTCATTCCAATGTCGGCCTCGTGCTCGGTCTCAAGGCGTTTCCGGCCGCCGTGCTCGGCGGCTTCGGCTCGATCCCGGGCGCGGTCGTTGGCGGCGTCCTGATCGGCGTGATCGAGAGCATGGCGGGGTTCTATCTGCCCGAAGGCTGGAAGGACGTCGCGCCCTACATCGTGCTGCTCGCCGTGCTGTTGCTGAAGCCCGAAGGCCTGTTCGGCCTTCACGCCCGCAAGAAGGTCTGA
- a CDS encoding ABC transporter ATP-binding protein: protein MKPDSSALEVRGLTKRFDRLAVDSLDLTIHAGEFYALVGPNGAGKTTTLRMVAGLLRPDDGGVSIFGIDALRNPVAAKQVMAWVSDEPMIYDKLTPLEYLEFVAGLWGIAPSLSKPVAEELLDSLGLEPHRHERCEGFSKGMRQKVALAGALVHDPRLIILDEPLTGLDAVSARHVKGLLGDRVRAGCTVIMTTHILEVAERMADRIGVIAAGRLVAEGTLTELRQQNGHADTSLEDLFIALVTLQEAA, encoded by the coding sequence ATGAAGCCGGACAGCTCGGCGCTCGAAGTCCGAGGGTTAACGAAGCGTTTTGACCGTTTGGCGGTCGATAGCCTCGATCTCACCATTCATGCCGGCGAATTCTATGCGCTGGTCGGCCCCAATGGCGCCGGCAAGACCACCACTTTGCGCATGGTTGCCGGCCTGCTCAGACCCGATGACGGCGGCGTCTCGATCTTCGGCATCGATGCGCTCCGAAATCCTGTCGCGGCCAAGCAGGTGATGGCGTGGGTTTCCGACGAGCCCATGATCTATGACAAGCTCACGCCGCTCGAATATCTCGAATTCGTCGCCGGCCTCTGGGGCATCGCGCCCTCCCTCTCGAAACCAGTCGCCGAGGAACTGCTGGACTCGCTCGGCCTCGAGCCACACCGGCACGAACGCTGCGAAGGTTTCTCCAAAGGCATGCGCCAGAAAGTGGCGCTTGCCGGCGCGCTGGTGCACGATCCACGGCTCATCATCCTCGACGAACCGCTGACGGGCCTCGACGCCGTCTCGGCGCGCCATGTGAAGGGATTGCTCGGCGATCGCGTCCGCGCCGGCTGCACCGTCATCATGACGACGCATATTCTCGAGGTCGCGGAGCGCATGGCCGACCGCATCGGCGTGATCGCCGCGGGGCGCCTCGTTGCCGAAGGCACCCTGACTGAGCTGCGCCAGCAGAACGGCCATGCCGACACCAGCCTCGAAGATCTCTTCATCGCATTGGTGACGCTTCAGGAAGCCGCATGA
- a CDS encoding permease, with the protein MSSATALSWFARHELRLAWREWFAMMTGGRRKRARAAVIGLLFFAALLHVPAWAVIGRFANLQLPLDKSSLIVISTTILLAWTLMLSQAIESVTRVFYARADLDLIMSSPATLANLFSVRIAAIALTVTMMALLFSTPFIDVLVIGGGARWLAAFGVVVAMGLSAAAIAIAVTILLFRLIGPSRTRFVAQILAAIIGAGFVIALQVAAIISYGTLSRFTILTSGTLANHAPDIDSIWWWPARATMGDSEALLLLLALGLVLLGCVMAIFSGRFADTAIEAAAYGTSSRKRAKERPFRGGSRQQALRHKEFVLLWRDPWLISQTLMQLLYLVPPALLLWRSFGDSSAALTLITPVIVMAAGQLAGGLAWLTISGEDAPDLIATAPLTSASVIRAKIEVVLIAISVIFSPLVATLVFASPFQAAITAATVIISAACATAIQLWFRVQARRSQFRRRQTSSRLATFAEAFSSIGWAATAALLLTLPTAGIVSGLITAGLVAGTWKFSPRRE; encoded by the coding sequence ATGAGCTCGGCGACCGCGCTTTCGTGGTTCGCCCGTCACGAGCTTCGGCTCGCCTGGCGCGAATGGTTCGCCATGATGACGGGCGGCCGGCGCAAGCGCGCACGCGCCGCTGTGATCGGCCTGCTGTTCTTCGCCGCACTGCTGCACGTGCCGGCCTGGGCGGTGATCGGCCGCTTCGCTAATCTGCAGCTGCCGCTCGACAAGTCTTCGCTGATCGTGATCTCGACGACGATCCTTCTCGCCTGGACCTTGATGCTGTCACAGGCGATCGAATCCGTAACACGAGTGTTTTACGCCCGCGCCGATCTCGATCTCATCATGTCCTCGCCGGCGACCCTGGCCAATCTGTTCTCGGTGCGCATCGCCGCGATCGCGCTTACCGTCACGATGATGGCGCTGTTGTTCTCGACGCCCTTCATCGACGTGCTGGTGATCGGCGGCGGCGCGCGATGGCTCGCCGCATTCGGCGTGGTCGTCGCGATGGGCCTGTCGGCCGCGGCGATCGCGATTGCCGTCACCATTCTCCTGTTTCGCTTGATCGGCCCGTCGCGGACGCGCTTCGTCGCCCAGATTCTTGCCGCGATCATCGGCGCCGGCTTCGTGATCGCGCTCCAGGTCGCGGCGATCATCTCCTATGGCACGCTGTCGCGCTTTACCATCCTGACCTCAGGCACCCTCGCGAACCATGCGCCCGACATCGACAGCATCTGGTGGTGGCCGGCAAGGGCGACCATGGGCGACAGCGAGGCCCTGCTCCTGCTCCTCGCGCTCGGGCTGGTGCTGCTTGGATGCGTCATGGCGATCTTCTCGGGCCGCTTCGCCGACACGGCGATCGAAGCCGCCGCCTACGGCACATCCAGCCGCAAGCGCGCGAAGGAGCGCCCGTTCCGCGGCGGATCGCGCCAGCAGGCGCTGCGGCACAAGGAATTCGTGCTGCTGTGGCGCGATCCCTGGCTGATCTCGCAGACGCTGATGCAGCTGCTTTATCTGGTGCCGCCGGCATTGCTGCTCTGGCGCAGTTTTGGCGACAGTTCCGCGGCGCTGACGCTGATTACGCCCGTGATCGTCATGGCCGCAGGTCAGCTCGCCGGTGGGCTCGCCTGGTTGACGATCTCAGGCGAGGACGCGCCTGACCTGATCGCGACCGCACCGCTGACGTCCGCCAGCGTCATCCGCGCCAAGATCGAGGTGGTGCTGATCGCGATCTCCGTCATCTTCAGCCCGCTGGTGGCAACACTGGTTTTCGCCTCGCCGTTCCAGGCCGCGATCACGGCAGCCACGGTGATCATCAGCGCGGCCTGCGCCACCGCAATCCAGCTCTGGTTCCGGGTCCAGGCCCGGCGCAGCCAATTCCGCCGCCGCCAGACCTCGTCGCGGCTTGCGACCTTTGCCGAAGCCTTCTCCTCGATCGGCTGGGCCGCCACCGCCGCGCTGCTGCTCACGCTGCCGACCGCCGGCATCGTCAGCGGACTGATCACTGCGGGCCTCGTCGCCGGCACCTGGAAATTCAGTCCGCGCAGGGAGTGA
- a CDS encoding MBL fold metallo-hydrolase: protein MWRIVSAAFVLLSTCLSPALAQQPPQRSECLAMANAAPRAMPAVFRQAAATAEVEITYAGHSTYFIDTPGGVRIATDYSGAYQVGRLPDVVTMNRAHSTHYSLNPDKRIPHVLHGWGEDGKPAIVSERIGDTFIRNVTTDIRRYFGDDSGADMIRDGNSIFIFEVAGLCIGHLGHLHHKLDDSHFAQIGRLDIVMVPIDGTYTMSLDGVSEITRRLRASVVLPMHRFATPLDEFMRRIGQQFEIDRRTERSLRISRDTLPTTPTVIILDGV, encoded by the coding sequence ATGTGGCGAATAGTTTCGGCGGCATTTGTGCTGTTGAGCACATGTCTCTCACCTGCCCTCGCCCAGCAGCCGCCTCAGCGCAGCGAATGCCTGGCGATGGCGAACGCCGCGCCCCGCGCGATGCCGGCTGTCTTCCGCCAGGCGGCCGCCACGGCCGAGGTCGAAATCACCTATGCCGGCCACTCCACCTATTTCATCGACACGCCGGGCGGGGTGCGCATCGCGACCGACTACAGCGGTGCCTATCAGGTCGGGCGATTGCCTGACGTCGTCACCATGAACCGGGCACACAGCACGCACTATTCTCTCAATCCCGACAAGCGCATTCCCCATGTGCTGCATGGCTGGGGCGAGGACGGAAAGCCGGCCATCGTGTCGGAGCGCATCGGCGACACTTTCATCCGCAACGTCACGACCGACATCCGCCGCTACTTCGGCGACGATTCCGGCGCCGACATGATCCGCGACGGCAATTCGATCTTCATCTTCGAGGTCGCGGGCCTCTGCATCGGCCATCTCGGCCATTTGCACCACAAGCTCGACGACAGCCATTTCGCCCAGATCGGGCGACTCGACATCGTGATGGTACCGATCGACGGCACCTACACCATGTCGCTCGACGGCGTCTCCGAGATCACCAGGCGGCTGCGCGCCTCCGTGGTGCTGCCAATGCACCGCTTCGCCACCCCGCTCGACGAGTTCATGCGCCGGATCGGCCAGCAGTTCGAGATCGACCGCCGCACCGAGCGCTCCCTGCGGATATCGCGGGATACGCTGCCGACGACACCGACGGTGATCATCCTCGACGGCGTCTGA